In Oreochromis aureus strain Israel breed Guangdong linkage group 15, ZZ_aureus, whole genome shotgun sequence, a single genomic region encodes these proteins:
- the LOC120433026 gene encoding uncharacterized protein LOC120433026: MDPFILQPCVPLYLDGEEICSPEAVSMGGSSSEWSSSIISDTPVTVYNFHINDFTQVDYDAIDSTVRSSINPAVFRGNLETILPAEHPLPINERPRREDDVIFVSAHQENCREIRFKTEAVIENIQTPPQRKEEEDDVIFVTAYQENCRKIRFKSEDERIYLFKPPLQTIGWREYTYSNPRYRRSGGGAREYTNRYRKSGRGSIRSSSSQEARRPTAIS, encoded by the exons ATGGATCCTTTTATTCTGCAGCCGTGCGTTCCTCTGTACTTGGACGGGGAAGAGATCTGCTCTCCCGAGGCCGTAAGCATGGGAGGCAGCAGCAGCGAGTGGTCTTCGTCGATTATCAGCGACACCCCCGTCACCGTCTACA ATTTCCACATCAATGATTTCACGCAAGTGGACTACG ACGCTATCGATAGCACAGTGAGGAGCAGCATAAATCCGGCCGTTTTCCGAGGCAATTTAGAGACCATCCTCCCCGCAGAACATCCGCTGCCGATCAACGAAAGACCGCGGCGAGAAGACGACGTTATTTTCGTCTCCGCACACCAAGagaattgcagagaaatacgTTTTAAAACCGAAG CGGTAATCGAGAATATACAGACCCCGCCGCAgcgaaaagaagaagaagacgacgtTATTTTCGTCACCGCATACCAGGAGAACTGCAGGAAAATACGTTTTAAATCCGAAG ATGAGAGAATATACCTATTCAAACCCCCGCTACAGACAATCGGGTGGag AGAATATACCTATTCAAACCCCCGCTACAGACGATCGGGCGGAGGAGCGag AGAATATACCAACCGATACAGAAAATCGGGCAGAGGAAGCATCCGGAGCTCCTCCTCTCAGGAGGCTCGGAG GCCGACGGCGATTTCATAA
- the LOC120433045 gene encoding neoverrucotoxin subunit beta-like produces MDVFDLKKYFPSEEGLLSLLPVVKASNNALLSGCHLSERSCKALSSVLLSQSSSLRKLDLSNNDLKDSGVKLLLPGVASPHSKLETLSLSGCLITNEGCASLASSLISNPAHLKELDLSYNNIGDSVEKLRDLLKLETLRVEPAGVRWLRPGLRKYSCQLTIDTNTVHTNLKLSENYRKVTRVKEVQSYPDHPDRFDYHPQLLCRNGLTGRCYWEVEWRGDVFISLSYRRIQRKGGSDNCVFGWNDQSWSLYCTDNGPCSVWHSNRLTSISSSSSVSNKVAVYVDCAAGILSFYRVSSDTLIHLHTFNTTFTETLYPGFIAWPGSSLFLCSVECKQCPPVREKL; encoded by the exons atggatgtgtttgacctgaagaaatattttccttCAGAGGAGGGTCTTCTGTCACtactgccagtggtcaaagcctccaacaatgCTCT ATTAAGTGGCTGtcacctctcagagagaagttgtaaagctctgtcctcagttctcctctCCCAGTCATCTAGTCTGAggaagctggacctgagtaacaatgacCTGAAGGATTCAGGAGTAAAGCTTCTTCTTCCTGGAGTGGCAAGTCCACACTCCAAActggaaactctgag tctctcaggctgtctgatcacaaaTGAAGGCTGTGCTTCTTTGGCTTCATCACTGATCTCTAACCCCGCGCATCtgaaagagctggacctgagctacaataaCATAGGAGACTCAGTAGAAAAGCTAAGGGACCTACTGAAACTTGAAACTCTAAG ggtggagcctgctggagtccgatggttgagaccaggtctgaggaagt attcctgtcaactcacaattgacacaaacacagtacacacaaaccTCAAACTGTCTGAGAActacaggaaggtgacacgtgtgaaggaggttcagtcatatcctgatcatccagacagatttgattatcatcctcagctgctgtgtagaaatggtcttactggtcgctgttactgggaggtcgagtggagaggagatgtttttatatcattgagttacagaagaatccAAAGAAAAGGAGGCAGTGATAACTGTGTGTTTGGTTGGAATGATCAGTCTTGGAGTCTGTACTGCACTGACAATGGTCCTTGTTCTGTCTGGCACAGTAACAGActaacatccatctcctcctcctcctctgtctctaacaaagtagcagtgtatgtggactgtgcTGCTGGCattctgtccttctacagagtctcctctgacactctgatccacctccacaccttcaacaccacattcactgaaactctttatcctggattCATAGCCTGGCCTGGTTCCTCACTGTTTCTGTGCTCAGTTGAGTGTAAACAGTgtcctcctgttagagaaaaactctga
- the LOC120433027 gene encoding protein NLRC3-like, whose protein sequence is MGEAGIGKTVLTQKYTLDWAEDKANQDIQFIFPFTFRELNMLKEEKFSLVELVHHFFTETTEAGICSFEDFQVVFIFDGLDECRPPLDFNNTESVTDITESTTVHALLTNLIRGKLLPSARLWVTTRPAAANQIPPDYVDMVTEVRGFTDPHKEEYFRKRSRDDASRIIS, encoded by the coding sequence ATGGGTgaggctggcattgggaaaacagtcttaacacagaaatacaccctcgactgggctgaagacaaagccaaccaggacatccagttcatatttccattcactttcagagagctaaatatgctgaaagaggaaaagttcagcttggtggaacttgttcatcacttctttactgaaaccacagaagcaggaatctgcagctttgaagacttccaggttgtgttcatctttgatggtctggatgagtgtcgacctCCTCTGGACTTTAACAACACTGAGAGTGTTACTGATATTACAGAGTCGACTACAGTTCATGCGCTTCTGACAAATCTGATCAGGGGGAAACTTCTTCCATCTGCAAGACTCTGGGTAAcaacacgacctgcagcagccaatcagattccCCCTGACTAtgttgacatggtgacagaggtcagagggttcactgacccgcataaggaggagtacttcaggaagagatccaGAGATGacgccagcaggatcatctcc